A single genomic interval of Electrophorus electricus isolate fEleEle1 chromosome 4, fEleEle1.pri, whole genome shotgun sequence harbors:
- the LOC113580117 gene encoding spectrin beta chain, non-erythrocytic 4 isoform X4 produces MANASTDLDNAEAQRQLNNNNRPTSTGFWETETTSAKLFECSRIKALADERDAVQKKTFTKWVNSHLARVSCRISDLYNDLRDGYMLTRLLEVLSGELLPRPTRGRMRIHCLENVDKALQFLKEQRVHLENVGSHDIVDGNHRLTLGLIWTIILRFQIQVIKIETEDNRETRSAKDALLLWCQMKTAGYPEVNIYNFTTCWRDGLAFNALIHRHRPDLIEFHKLTRSNATHNLQQAFNIAEQSLGLTKLLDPEDVNTENPDEKSIITYVVSYYHYFSKMKALIVEGKRIGKVLDNAIEAEKIIQRYDALASDLLEWIERTISIISNQKFANSLTGVQQQLQAFTTYCTIEKPIKFQEKGNLEVLLFTIQSKLRANNQKPYVPHDGKLISDINKAWERLEKAEHERGVALRKELIRQEKLELLAQRFDHKTTMRQAWLNENQRLVSQDNFGYDLPAVEAAMKKHEAIEADISSYEDRISVVVELAVEMEAEGYYDIRRILARKENILGQWGLLKELVVGRKARLEKNLALQKTFQEMVYMIDWMEEMQVKLLSKDYGKHLLEVEDLIQKHNLQEADITVQAERVETLNIAALKFTTIEGYQPCDPQVICNRVNHVSTCLDELKQLAAKRRSELEESRELWAFFQEVEESEAWIREKTSILATQSCGKDLSSVLRLLQKHKSLAGELLARRTLLQQTMKKGKQILTQKSFSMAGIQDRLLEVKGEWKRLEDQATQRLGQLQEALDFFQFSTEMDDLLAWLQDTYRLVSSEDFGHDEYSTQSLLKKHRGVCEDIDNHQLHVAALHKHVAVLPLHFRELEEVQARVSEAEQLYAEVAEVAVLRQQWLHDALAVYHMFSEVNACEVWIDEKEQWLNKMEVPERLEDVEVVAHRFESLDQEMNSLMGRILDVNQIVQQLLDSGHPSSTEVRGCQDHLNSRWNRMVELVEQKKDHLDSILRIQNYLLECTEIKSQIQDKRKAIDATQYVGSDLGSVLALQRRLSTMEGALAVLEPKLIHLQQEAEELATSHPDKAVEILLPFEGISVEWEELKRTLQGCEDSLTVAGRLQQFIQDLDSFLTWLVQTQTAAASDELPNTLEEAERLINLHAALKEEIGRYEEDYERLQSANEILESEDSPLPRAALQQWLHKLDVGWSKLLEMWESRRDVLVQAHIFHLFLRDVKQAEAFLNNQESALAHVELPTTVETVEAAIKKHKEFTTTMELNLHRIKAVIEAGESLISQSNIYSERIRERVDLLTTRGNENRELAQQWLRKLNEQWELQRFLQDCHELGDWVAEKMLMARDTSRDEAQKLHKKWLKHQAFMAELAQNKEWLDKIEKEGQKLMQEKPELGAAVRQKLSEIRECWQDLESTTQAKARQLFQANQANLVVQSYTSLDQRLQQLEGQLAHADYGQDLTSVNKQLKNLQMMESQVEEWCKEVGELQAQTSSISQQVQIMDVVSEQQAAVETRIVRLIEPLKERRRILLASKEVHQVGRDLEDEILWVQERLPMATSQEHGTSLQAVQQLMKKNQGLQRELESHRGRVEDVLERAGVIASIRSPEADCVRACMEQLEGLWGVLWTETEHRQLTLDAMYQAHQYYFDITEVEAWLSEQELHMMNEEKGKDEASTLQLLKKHLVLEQTIEDYAETIGLLSQQCRQLLELGHPESEQISKRQSQIDRLYVSLKDLVEERKCQLEQQYWLYQLNREVDELEQWIAEREVTASSTELGQDFEHVTVLQDKFTEFTSETGRLGQERVTAVNQMVDELIDYGHADAATIAEWKDAVNEAWADLLELMETRGQMLAASHQLHKFFSDCREVLVHIGDKQQRLPEVRARQDGSTNTSTLQRLMNTFEHDIQLLVGQVRQLQESAAQLRTVYAGEKAEAISIREQEVMQAWKELLISCEECRVQITTATDKLRFFGVVRDQLMWMDSIICQIGTGEKPRDVSSVEVLMNYHQNLKSEVEARQKSMQQCIEMGKTLLAARNPASEEIKEKLEKVLSKQRELTEKWDKHWEELQHMLEVHQFAQEAMVAEAWLTAQEPFLSSKELGASVDEVEQLIRRHEAFRKAAATWEERFSSLRRLTTVEKIKAEQSKLPPTPLLGRKVFLDPQDSSPGRSSPSSLLRQAVYEHGEPRVERITAYPSPSSVARRLGSTVANYTPIMNGAATYRIQEARNAGVLGVAAGLGMPVELKVTQLCPTLEREWDRQQENVMAEVVLQEPGGGRKRLNSGPGGSGSSRSELQVEQHPPPRETRLERQLSNDQLIQARRDELPQEVWRERAERERRLERQTSSEQEGPAHGHEPRHRDRHRLERQESSEHETGRDHSDRRSGGGEKRSTLADIVEQLQEREAAQARGEIPRLPNGFPEKSSRPDRPRARDRPKPRRRPRPKEGMVVETRRSRSAPAQSSPTAPQPPTHTAQHEGFLFRKLDIESQKKSSNR; encoded by the exons GTATCCTGAGGTCAACATTTACAACTTCACCACATGCTGGAGGGATGGACTGGCATTCAATGCACTCATACACCGACACAG GCCTGATTTGATAGAGTTTCACAAGTTGACCAGATCTAATGCCACACACAACCTCCAGCAAGCCTTCAACATTGCTGAGCAGAGTCTAGGACTCACTAAGCTACTGGATCCAGAAG ATGTGAACACAGAGAATCCTGATGAGAAGTCCATTATTACATATGTAGTATCCTACTATCATTACTTCTCCAAAATGAAAGCTCTTATAGTGGAGGGCAAAAGAATTGGAAAG GTCTTGGATAACGCCATAGAGGCAGAGAAGATTATCCAGCGCTATGATGCTctggcctcagacctgctggAGTGGATTGAGAGGACCATCAGCATCATCAGTAACCAGAAGTTTGCTAACTCGCTAACAGGCGTACAGCAGCAACTTCAAGCCTTTACGACCTACTGTACCATCGAAAAGCCTATCAA GTTCCAAGAGAAAGGAAACCTGGAGGTGCTGCTCTTCACTATCCAAAGCAAGCTCAGAGCAAATAACCAAAAGCCATATGTGCCTCATGATGGGAAACTCATCTCTGACATCAACAAG GCATGGGAGAGGCTAGAGAAGGCAGAGCACGAGAGGGGTGTAGCTCTAAGAAAGGAGCTGATTCGCCAAGAGAAACTGGAGCTCCTCGCCCAGCGTTTTGATCACAAGACCACCATGAGGCAAGCCTGGCTCAACGAGAACCAGCGACTTGTTTCCCAG GATAACTTTGGCTATGATTTGCCTGCTGTGGAGGCAGCCATGAAGAAGCATGAGGCAATTGAGGCAGATATTTCATCCTATGAGGACCGCATCAGTGTGGTGGTAGAGCTGGCAGTGGAGATGGAGGCGGAGGGGTACTACGACATCCGTCGCATCCTGGCACGTAAGGAGAACATCCTGGGACAGTGGGGCCTCCTCAAAGAGCTGGTGGTGGGGCGGAAAGCACGTCTGGAGAAGAACCTGGCACTGCAGAAAACCTTTCAGGAGATGGTGTACATGATTGACTGGATGGAAGAGATGCAG GTTAAACTGCTATCTAAAGACTATGGAAAACACCTGCTAGAAGTGGAAGACCTGATCCAGAAACACAACCTGCAAGAGGCTGATATCACAGTACAAGCAGAGAGGGTGGAGACACTAAACATTGCTGCTCTTAAATTCACCACCATTGAGG gctacCAGCCATGTGATCCCCAGGTGATCTGTAATCGAGTCAACCACGTCAGCACCTGCCTTGATGAGCTGAAGCAATTGGCAGCGAAAAGGCGCTCAGAGCTAGAGGAGTCACGGGAGCTCTGGGCCTTCTTCCAGGAAGTGGAGGAGTCCGAGGCCTGGATTCGTGAAAAGACTTCTATCCTGGCCACCCAGAGCTGTGGTAAGGACCTGAGTAGTGTCCTGAGGCTTCTGCAGAAACACAAGAGTCTTGCTGGGGAGCTACTGGCCCGCCGCACCCTTCTCCAGCAGACTATGAAGAAAGGCAAACAGATCCTGACCCAGAAGAGCTTCAGCATGGCCGGGATACAGGACAGGCTGCTGGAGGTCAAAGGAGAGTGGAAGCGTCTGGAGGACCAGGCCACACAGCGGCTTGGCCAGTTACAGGAGGCGCTGGACTTCTTCCAGTTCAGCACGGAGATGGACGATTTGCTCGCCTGGCTGCAGGACACCTACAGGCTGGTGTCCAGCGAGGACTTTGGACATGATGAGTACTCCACACAGTCACTGCTCAAGaagcacagaggtgtgtgtgaggacatcGACAATCACCAGCTACATGTGGCGGCCCTGCACAAGCATGTGGCAGTACTGCCGCTGCATTTCCGTGagctggaggaggtgcaggCACGCGTGAGCGAGGCTGAACAGCTCTACGCTGAAGTGGCTGAGGTGGCCGTGCTGAGGCAACAGTGGTTGCATGACGCGTTGGCTGTGTACCACATGTTCAGCGAGGTGAACGCCTGTGAGGTGTGGATCGATGAAAAGGAGCAGTGGCTGAATAAGATGGAGGTGCCAGAGAGGCTGGAGGATGTGGAGGTGGTGGCCCACAG atTTGAAAGCCTGGACCAGGAGATGAACAGCCTGATGGGACGCATACTGGATGTCAATCAAATAGTGCAGCAACTCCTGGACAGTGGCCATCCAAGTTCCACTGAGGTCAGAGGCTGTCAGGATCATCTTAATAGCAG GTGGAACCGTATGGTGGAGCTGGTAGAACAGAAGAAGGATCATTTGGACTCCATCCTGCGCATCCAGAACTACCTGCTAGAATGCACAGAGATCAAGTCCCAGATCCAGGATAAGCGGAAAGCTATCGATGCCACCCAGTATGTGGGCAGTGACCTGGGCAGTGTGCTGGCATTGCAGCGGCGCCTGTCCACCATGGAGGGCGCTCTAGCCGTCCTAGAGCCCAAACTCATCCACCTACAGCAGGAAGCAGAGGAGCTGGCCACCTCCCACCCGGACAAGGCTGTGGAGATCCTGCTGCCCTTTGAGGGCATAAGCGTagagtgggaggagctgaaaCGGACCCTGCAGGGCTGTGAGGACTCGCTCACAGTTGCCGGTCGCCTGCAGCAGTTCATCCAAGACCTGGATTCTTTCCTCACATGGCTGGTGCAGACGCAGACGGCGGCGGCTTCAGACGAGCTTCCCAACACGCTGGAGGAGGCCGAGAGGCTCATCAACCTACACGCAGCCCTCAAGGAGGAGATCGGCCGCTACGAAGAAGACTACGAGCGCCTGCAGAGCGCGAATGAGATCCTGGAGTCGGAGGACTCGCCGCTGCCTCGTGCTGCACTGCAACAGTGGCTGCACAAGCTGGATGTGGGATGGAGCAAGCTCCTAGAGATGTGGGAGAGCCGTCGGGATGTGCTGGTGCAGGCACACATCTTCCATCTGTTCCTAAGGGATGTGAAGCAGGCTGAGGCCTTTCTCAACAACCAG GAGTCAGCCCTGGCCCACGTGGAGCTACCAACTACGGTGGAGACAGTGGAGGCTGCTATTAAGAAGCATAAGGAGTTCACCACCACCATGGAGCTGAACCTGCACCGAATCAAGGCTGTCATAGAGGCAGGAGAAAGCCTGATTAGTCAGAGCAACATCTACTCGGAGCGCATCCGAGAGCGGGTGGACCTGCTCACTACCAG AGGGAATGAGAACCGGGAACTGGCCCAGCAGTGGCTCCGGAAACTGAACGAACAGTGGGAGCTGCAGAGGTTCCTGCAGGACTGCCACgag CTGGGTGACTGGGTGGCAGAGAAGATGCTAATGGCTCGGGATACGTCTCGCGATGAGGCACAGAAACTGCACAAGAAATGGCTGAAGCACCAGGCTTTCATGGCAGAACTCGCACAGAATAAGGAGTGGCTCGACAAAATTGAGAAG GAGGGCCAGAAGCTGATGCAGGAGAAGCCAGAGCTGGGTGCAGCTGTCCGGCAGAAACTGAGTGAGATCCGCGAGTGCTGGCAGGACTTGGAGAGCACCACTCAGGCCAAGGCCAGGCAGCTGTTCCAGGCCAACCAGGCCAACCTGGTGGTCCAGAGCTACACCAGCCTGGACCAACGGCTGCAGCAGCTCGAGGGTCAGCTGGCACATGCCGACTATGGCCAGGACCTCACCTCCGTCAACAAGCAGCTGAAGAATCTACAG ATGATGGAGAGTCAGGTGGAGGAGTGGTGTAAGGAGGTGGGAGAGCTTCAAGCCCAgacctcctccatctctcagCAAGTCCAGATTATGGATGTGGTGTCCGAGCAACAGGCTGCTGTGGAAACGCGTATTGTGCGGCTCATCGAGCCTCTTAAGGAGAGACGACGTATCCTGCTTGCCTCTAAAGAGGTGCACCAAGTGGGCCGAGACCTAGAGGATGAAATT TTGTGGGTGCAAGAGCGCCTCCCCATGGCCACATCACAGGAACATGGAACCAGTTTACAGGCTGTGCAGCAGctcatgaaaaaaaatcag GGCCTACAGAGGGAGCTGGAGAGTCACCGCGGGCGGGTGGAGGATGTGTTGGAGCGGGCAGGGGTGATCGCCTCCATCCGCAGCCCCGAGGCCGACTGTGTGAGGGCATGCATGGAGCAGCTGGAGGGGCTGTGGGGGGTGCTGTGGACTGAGACAGAGCACCGGCAGCTGACCCTGGATGCCATGTACCAGGCCCACCAGTACTACTTCGACATCACCGAGGTTGAGGCCTGGCTCAGTGAACAAGAGCTGCACATGATGAATGAGGAGAAAGGAAAG GATGAGGCCAGTACACTCCAGCTACTGAAGAAACACCTGGTACTGGAGCAGACCATAGAGGACTACGCAGAGACCATCGGCCTCCTCTCCCAGCAGTGCAGACAGCTACTGGAGCTCGGCCACCCAGAGAG TGAGCAGATCAGTAAACGCCAGTCCCAGATTGACCGGCTATACGTGTCTCTGAAGGAcctggtggaggagaggaagtgtCAACTTGAGCAGCAGTACTGGCTCTACCAGCTCAACCGGGAAGTCGATGAGCTCGAACAGTGGATCGCCGAGAGAGAGGTCACGGCCAGCTCCACAGAGCTGGGCCAAGACTTTGAGCATGTGACG GTCCTGCAGGATAAGTTCACTGAGTTCACCTCAGAGACAGGTCGCCTCGGTCAGGAGAGAGTGACGGCTGTCAATCAGATGGTGGACGAGCTGATTGACTATGGACACGCAGACGCGGCCACCATTGCCGAGTGGAAAGATGCCGTGAATGAGGCGTGGGCTGACCTGCTGGAGCTGATGGAGACCAGGGGTCAGATGCTCGCAGCTTCCCACCAGCTGCACAAATTCTTCTCTGATTGCCGAGAG GTGCTAGTGCACATAGGGGACAAACAGCAGAGGCTGCCCGAAGTGCGTGCCCGCCAGGATGGCTCCACTAACACCAGCACCCTGCAGAGACTCATGAACACCTTTGAACATGACATCCAGCTGCTGGTTGGCCAG GTAAGACAGTTACAGGAGAGTGCTGCGCAACTCCGAACAGTCTATGCTGGAGAGAAGGCCGAAGCCATCAGCATTCGGGAACAAGAAGTGATGCAAGCATGGAAAGAGCTGCTAATTTCTTGTGAGGAGTGCCGTGTACAGATCACTACAGCAACAGACAAACTACGCTTTTTCGGTGTGGTCCGAGACCAGTTGATGTGGATGGACAGCATCATCTGCCAGATAGGAACTGGAGAGAAGCCCAG GGACGTGTCCTCCGTGGAGGTCCTCATGAATTACCACCAGAATTTGAAGAGTGAGGTGGAGGCTCGCCAGAAGAGCATGCAGCAGTGTATCGAGATGGGCAAGACCCTGCTCGCCGCACGCAACCCCGCCTctgaggag ATCAAAGAGAAATTGGAGAAGGTACTGAGCAAGCAGAGAGAACTCACAGAGAAATGGGACAAACATTGGGAGGAGCTACAGCACA TGTTGGAGGTACATCAGTTTGCCCAGGAGGCCATGGTAGCTGAGGCATGGCTCACAGCGCAGGAACCATTCCTGAGTAGTAAGGAACTAGGCGCCAGTGTGGATGAGGTGGAGCAGCTGATTCGGCGTCACGAGGCTTTCCGCAAAGCAGCTGCCACCTGGGAGGAGAGGTTCAGCTCTCTCCGACGCCTTACCACG GTGGAGAAAATAAAGGCAGAGCAGAGTAAACTCCCCCCGACTCCTCTTCTGGGTCGCAAAGTTTTCCTGGACCCCCAGGACTCGTCTCCAGGCCGGAGCAGCCCCTCCTCACTTCTCCGGCAGGCCGTCTATGAGCATGGCGAGCCTCGGGTGGAGCGCATCACCGCTTACCCCTCTCCCTCATCAGTAGCTCGCAGACTTGGCTCCACTGTGGCCAACTACACACCCATCATGAACGGAGCAGCTACCTACCGCATCCAGGAAGCCAGGAATGCAGGCGTGCTGGGTGTGGCTGCTGGTCTTGGCATGCCTGTGGAGCTGAAAGTCACTCAACTCTGCCCCACGCTGGAGAGGGAGTGGGACAGGCAGCAGGAGAATGTGATGGCAGAGGTGGTGCTCCAGGAGCCAGGTGGAGGCAGGAAGAGGCTGAACAGTGGCCCAGGGGGAAGTGGCAGCAGCCGGTCTGAACTGCAGGTAGAGCAGCATCCACCTCCGAGGGAGACACGGCTTGAGCGACAGCTCTCCAACGATCAACTGATCCAGGCAAGGAGAGACGAACTCCCCCAGGAGGTGTGGCGGGAGAGGGCGGAGCGTGAGAGGCGTCTGGAGAGGCAGACGTCCAGTGAACAAGAGGGTCCTGCCCATGGACATGAACCtcggcacagggacagacaccggctagagaggcaggagagcagTGAACATGAGACAGGCAGGGACCACTCAGACAGACGCTCCggaggagg AGAGAAAAGGTCTACTTTAGCTGATATTGTGGAGCAGCTtcaagagagagaagctgcaCAG GCCCGTGGGGAAATCCCCCGTCTCCCAAACGGCTTTCCTGAGAAGTCTTCACGACCAGACCGTCCGCGGGCTCGAGATCGACCCAAACCACGGAGAAGACCGCGGCCCAAGGAGGGGATGGTGGTGGAAACGCGGCGGTCTCGCTCGGCGCCAGCTCAGAGCAGCCCAACAGCACCCCAGCCACCTACCCACACTGCCCAGCATGAGGGGTTCCTCTTCCGAAAGCTGGATATCGAGAGCCAGAAGAAGAGTTCCAACAG GTAA
- the LOC113580117 gene encoding spectrin beta chain, non-erythrocytic 4 isoform X5, whose product MLMARDTSRDEAQKLHKKWLKHQAFMAELAQNKEWLDKIEKEGQKLMQEKPELGAAVRQKLSEIRECWQDLESTTQAKARQLFQANQANLVVQSYTSLDQRLQQLEGQLAHADYGQDLTSVNKQLKNLQMMESQVEEWCKEVGELQAQTSSISQQVQIMDVVSEQQAAVETRIVRLIEPLKERRRILLASKEVHQVGRDLEDEILWVQERLPMATSQEHGTSLQAVQQLMKKNQGLQRELESHRGRVEDVLERAGVIASIRSPEADCVRACMEQLEGLWGVLWTETEHRQLTLDAMYQAHQYYFDITEVEAWLSEQELHMMNEEKGKDEASTLQLLKKHLVLEQTIEDYAETIGLLSQQCRQLLELGHPESEQISKRQSQIDRLYVSLKDLVEERKCQLEQQYWLYQLNREVDELEQWIAEREVTASSTELGQDFEHVTVLQDKFTEFTSETGRLGQERVTAVNQMVDELIDYGHADAATIAEWKDAVNEAWADLLELMETRGQMLAASHQLHKFFSDCREVLVHIGDKQQRLPEVRARQDGSTNTSTLQRLMNTFEHDIQLLVGQVRQLQESAAQLRTVYAGEKAEAISIREQEVMQAWKELLISCEECRVQITTATDKLRFFGVVRDQLMWMDSIICQIGTGEKPRDVSSVEVLMNYHQNLKSEVEARQKSMQQCIEMGKTLLAARNPASEEIKEKLEKVLSKQRELTEKWDKHWEELQHMLEVHQFAQEAMVAEAWLTAQEPFLSSKELGASVDEVEQLIRRHEAFRKAAATWEERFSSLRRLTTVEKIKAEQSKLPPTPLLGRKVFLDPQDSSPGRSSPSSLLRQAVYEHGEPRVERITAYPSPSSVARRLGSTVANYTPIMNGAATYRIQEARNAGVLGVAAGLGMPVELKVTQLCPTLEREWDRQQENVMAEVVLQEPGGGRKRLNSGPGGSGSSRSELQVEQHPPPRETRLERQLSNDQLIQARRDELPQEVWRERAERERRLERQTSSEQEGPAHGHEPRHRDRHRLERQESSEHETGRDHSDRRSGGGEKRSTLADIVEQLQEREAAQARGEIPRLPNGFPEKSSRPDRPRARDRPKPRRRPRPKEGMVVETRRSRSAPAQSSPTAPQPPTHTAQHEGFLFRKLDIESQKKSSNSRSWVNLYCVLTKGELAFYKDSKNTTTSYNNEPIINLSSCSCDITNGYKKKKNVFTLKTKDGNEFLFHAKDEDDLKAWITSINTSICEHEEMAKWGQSHPTTSSTDEGTRRDGSRAGASERGERSDRADRGSERSDKGEKPEKKTGKKK is encoded by the exons ATGCTAATGGCTCGGGATACGTCTCGCGATGAGGCACAGAAACTGCACAAGAAATGGCTGAAGCACCAGGCTTTCATGGCAGAACTCGCACAGAATAAGGAGTGGCTCGACAAAATTGAGAAG GAGGGCCAGAAGCTGATGCAGGAGAAGCCAGAGCTGGGTGCAGCTGTCCGGCAGAAACTGAGTGAGATCCGCGAGTGCTGGCAGGACTTGGAGAGCACCACTCAGGCCAAGGCCAGGCAGCTGTTCCAGGCCAACCAGGCCAACCTGGTGGTCCAGAGCTACACCAGCCTGGACCAACGGCTGCAGCAGCTCGAGGGTCAGCTGGCACATGCCGACTATGGCCAGGACCTCACCTCCGTCAACAAGCAGCTGAAGAATCTACAG ATGATGGAGAGTCAGGTGGAGGAGTGGTGTAAGGAGGTGGGAGAGCTTCAAGCCCAgacctcctccatctctcagCAAGTCCAGATTATGGATGTGGTGTCCGAGCAACAGGCTGCTGTGGAAACGCGTATTGTGCGGCTCATCGAGCCTCTTAAGGAGAGACGACGTATCCTGCTTGCCTCTAAAGAGGTGCACCAAGTGGGCCGAGACCTAGAGGATGAAATT TTGTGGGTGCAAGAGCGCCTCCCCATGGCCACATCACAGGAACATGGAACCAGTTTACAGGCTGTGCAGCAGctcatgaaaaaaaatcag GGCCTACAGAGGGAGCTGGAGAGTCACCGCGGGCGGGTGGAGGATGTGTTGGAGCGGGCAGGGGTGATCGCCTCCATCCGCAGCCCCGAGGCCGACTGTGTGAGGGCATGCATGGAGCAGCTGGAGGGGCTGTGGGGGGTGCTGTGGACTGAGACAGAGCACCGGCAGCTGACCCTGGATGCCATGTACCAGGCCCACCAGTACTACTTCGACATCACCGAGGTTGAGGCCTGGCTCAGTGAACAAGAGCTGCACATGATGAATGAGGAGAAAGGAAAG GATGAGGCCAGTACACTCCAGCTACTGAAGAAACACCTGGTACTGGAGCAGACCATAGAGGACTACGCAGAGACCATCGGCCTCCTCTCCCAGCAGTGCAGACAGCTACTGGAGCTCGGCCACCCAGAGAG TGAGCAGATCAGTAAACGCCAGTCCCAGATTGACCGGCTATACGTGTCTCTGAAGGAcctggtggaggagaggaagtgtCAACTTGAGCAGCAGTACTGGCTCTACCAGCTCAACCGGGAAGTCGATGAGCTCGAACAGTGGATCGCCGAGAGAGAGGTCACGGCCAGCTCCACAGAGCTGGGCCAAGACTTTGAGCATGTGACG GTCCTGCAGGATAAGTTCACTGAGTTCACCTCAGAGACAGGTCGCCTCGGTCAGGAGAGAGTGACGGCTGTCAATCAGATGGTGGACGAGCTGATTGACTATGGACACGCAGACGCGGCCACCATTGCCGAGTGGAAAGATGCCGTGAATGAGGCGTGGGCTGACCTGCTGGAGCTGATGGAGACCAGGGGTCAGATGCTCGCAGCTTCCCACCAGCTGCACAAATTCTTCTCTGATTGCCGAGAG GTGCTAGTGCACATAGGGGACAAACAGCAGAGGCTGCCCGAAGTGCGTGCCCGCCAGGATGGCTCCACTAACACCAGCACCCTGCAGAGACTCATGAACACCTTTGAACATGACATCCAGCTGCTGGTTGGCCAG GTAAGACAGTTACAGGAGAGTGCTGCGCAACTCCGAACAGTCTATGCTGGAGAGAAGGCCGAAGCCATCAGCATTCGGGAACAAGAAGTGATGCAAGCATGGAAAGAGCTGCTAATTTCTTGTGAGGAGTGCCGTGTACAGATCACTACAGCAACAGACAAACTACGCTTTTTCGGTGTGGTCCGAGACCAGTTGATGTGGATGGACAGCATCATCTGCCAGATAGGAACTGGAGAGAAGCCCAG GGACGTGTCCTCCGTGGAGGTCCTCATGAATTACCACCAGAATTTGAAGAGTGAGGTGGAGGCTCGCCAGAAGAGCATGCAGCAGTGTATCGAGATGGGCAAGACCCTGCTCGCCGCACGCAACCCCGCCTctgaggag ATCAAAGAGAAATTGGAGAAGGTACTGAGCAAGCAGAGAGAACTCACAGAGAAATGGGACAAACATTGGGAGGAGCTACAGCACA TGTTGGAGGTACATCAGTTTGCCCAGGAGGCCATGGTAGCTGAGGCATGGCTCACAGCGCAGGAACCATTCCTGAGTAGTAAGGAACTAGGCGCCAGTGTGGATGAGGTGGAGCAGCTGATTCGGCGTCACGAGGCTTTCCGCAAAGCAGCTGCCACCTGGGAGGAGAGGTTCAGCTCTCTCCGACGCCTTACCACG GTGGAGAAAATAAAGGCAGAGCAGAGTAAACTCCCCCCGACTCCTCTTCTGGGTCGCAAAGTTTTCCTGGACCCCCAGGACTCGTCTCCAGGCCGGAGCAGCCCCTCCTCACTTCTCCGGCAGGCCGTCTATGAGCATGGCGAGCCTCGGGTGGAGCGCATCACCGCTTACCCCTCTCCCTCATCAGTAGCTCGCAGACTTGGCTCCACTGTGGCCAACTACACACCCATCATGAACGGAGCAGCTACCTACCGCATCCAGGAAGCCAGGAATGCAGGCGTGCTGGGTGTGGCTGCTGGTCTTGGCATGCCTGTGGAGCTGAAAGTCACTCAACTCTGCCCCACGCTGGAGAGGGAGTGGGACAGGCAGCAGGAGAATGTGATGGCAGAGGTGGTGCTCCAGGAGCCAGGTGGAGGCAGGAAGAGGCTGAACAGTGGCCCAGGGGGAAGTGGCAGCAGCCGGTCTGAACTGCAGGTAGAGCAGCATCCACCTCCGAGGGAGACACGGCTTGAGCGACAGCTCTCCAACGATCAACTGATCCAGGCAAGGAGAGACGAACTCCCCCAGGAGGTGTGGCGGGAGAGGGCGGAGCGTGAGAGGCGTCTGGAGAGGCAGACGTCCAGTGAACAAGAGGGTCCTGCCCATGGACATGAACCtcggcacagggacagacaccggctagagaggcaggagagcagTGAACATGAGACAGGCAGGGACCACTCAGACAGACGCTCCggaggagg AGAGAAAAGGTCTACTTTAGCTGATATTGTGGAGCAGCTtcaagagagagaagctgcaCAG GCCCGTGGGGAAATCCCCCGTCTCCCAAACGGCTTTCCTGAGAAGTCTTCACGACCAGACCGTCCGCGGGCTCGAGATCGACCCAAACCACGGAGAAGACCGCGGCCCAAGGAGGGGATGGTGGTGGAAACGCGGCGGTCTCGCTCGGCGCCAGCTCAGAGCAGCCCAACAGCACCCCAGCCACCTACCCACACTGCCCAGCATGAGGGGTTCCTCTTCCGAAAGCTGGATATCGAGAGCCAGAAGAAGAGTTCCAACAG CAGGTCTTGGGTGAACTTGTACTGCGTGTTGACGAAGGGAGAGCTCGCTTTCTACAAGGACTCCAAGAACACCACCACATCTTACAACAACGAGCCAATCATTAACCTTAGCAGCTGTTCGTGCGACATCACCAACGGatacaagaagaagaaaaacgtCTTCACGCTCAa AACTAAAGATGGGAACGAATTTCTCTTCCATGCTAAAGATGAG GATGATCTGAAGGCCTGGATAACCAGTATCAACACAAGTATCTGTGAGCATGAGGAGATGGCCAAATGGGGGCAGTCTCATCCTACTACCTCATCCACAGACGAGGGCACACGGCGGGATGGTAGCAGGGCCGGGGCCTCAGAGAGGGGCGAGAGGTCGGACCGAGCCGACCGGGGCTCTGAGCGCTCTGACAAAGGGGAAAAACCAGAGAAAAAGACTGGGAAGAAGAAATGA